A genomic segment from Micromonospora echinaurantiaca encodes:
- a CDS encoding nucleotidyltransferase family protein, translating into MFVTGLVLAAGASVRLGEAKQLLPYRGRTLLDATLDLARSCGFDQLLVTLGGAAERIRERADLTGVQVVENADFSTGCGSSISTAVRVVDARADGLVLLLGDQPGVRAADVRRVAAATTPLAVCRYADGLGHPFWFARAVLPQLRVLHGDKAVWKLMHSGRHPVTEVPVDGPVPIDVDTRADYQRLLAGEAP; encoded by the coding sequence GTGTTCGTCACCGGCCTGGTGCTCGCCGCCGGGGCGTCGGTGCGCCTCGGCGAGGCCAAGCAGCTGCTCCCCTACCGCGGGCGGACGCTGCTCGATGCCACCCTGGACCTGGCCCGCTCCTGCGGCTTCGACCAGTTGCTGGTGACGCTCGGCGGCGCGGCCGAGCGGATCCGCGAGCGGGCGGACCTGACCGGCGTCCAGGTCGTCGAGAACGCCGACTTCAGCACCGGCTGCGGGTCGTCGATCAGCACGGCGGTGCGGGTGGTGGACGCCCGCGCCGACGGGCTCGTCCTGCTGCTCGGCGACCAACCCGGCGTCCGCGCCGCCGACGTGCGGCGGGTCGCGGCGGCGACCACCCCGCTGGCGGTGTGCCGGTACGCCGACGGGCTGGGCCACCCGTTCTGGTTCGCCCGCGCGGTCCTTCCGCAGCTGCGCGTCCTGCACGGCGACAAGGCGGTGTGGAAGCTGATGCACTCCGGCCGCCATCCGGTGACCGAGGTGCCCGTGGACGGGCCGGTGCCGATCGACGTGGACACCCGCGCGGACTACCAGCGGCTGCTGGCGGGCGAGGCGCCGTGA
- a CDS encoding XdhC family protein, with amino-acid sequence MRDIVDGLTAWRAAGVGYAVATVVRTWRSAPRQPGAAMAVSAHGEVLGSVSGGCVEGAVYELCLETIETGRARTQTYGVSDDDAFDIGLTCGGTIEVLVQPDVATTEPDEVLAAIRDGRPVATASVEDAQLVLWPDRVAGSLGDPDLDRAAAQQAAGMLAAGSTGTIRLGRRGERRRDDVRVFVQSYLPPPRMIVFGAIDYAAAVARIGQFLGYHVTVCDARPVFATRKRFPDADDLVVQWPHTYLESTPVDERTVLCVLTHDPKFDVPLLKVALRTPARYVGAMGSRRTHADRLRRLREEGVDPIALARLHSPVGLDLGARTPEETAVAIAAEIIAEAWGGSGRPLTDLDTPIHHP; translated from the coding sequence ATGCGGGACATCGTCGACGGGCTGACGGCCTGGCGCGCCGCCGGCGTCGGGTACGCCGTGGCGACCGTCGTCCGGACCTGGCGGTCGGCGCCCCGGCAGCCGGGCGCCGCCATGGCCGTCTCCGCGCACGGCGAGGTGCTGGGCAGCGTCTCGGGCGGCTGTGTCGAGGGCGCGGTCTACGAGCTGTGCCTGGAGACGATCGAGACCGGTCGGGCCCGCACCCAGACGTACGGCGTCAGCGACGACGACGCGTTCGACATTGGTCTGACCTGCGGCGGCACCATCGAGGTCCTGGTCCAACCGGACGTCGCCACCACCGAACCCGACGAGGTGCTCGCCGCGATCCGGGACGGCCGGCCGGTCGCCACCGCCTCGGTCGAGGACGCCCAGCTGGTGCTCTGGCCCGACCGGGTCGCCGGCAGCCTCGGCGACCCCGACCTGGATCGCGCGGCGGCACAGCAGGCCGCCGGCATGCTCGCGGCCGGCAGCACCGGCACGATCCGGCTCGGGAGGCGGGGAGAGCGGCGACGCGACGACGTCCGCGTCTTCGTCCAGTCGTACCTGCCCCCGCCCCGGATGATCGTCTTCGGGGCGATCGACTACGCCGCCGCGGTCGCCCGGATCGGTCAGTTCCTCGGCTACCACGTCACGGTCTGCGACGCCCGTCCGGTGTTCGCCACCCGCAAGCGCTTCCCGGACGCCGACGACCTCGTCGTCCAGTGGCCGCACACCTACCTGGAGTCGACGCCGGTCGACGAGCGCACGGTGCTCTGCGTGCTGACCCACGACCCGAAGTTCGACGTCCCGCTGCTGAAGGTCGCCCTGCGCACCCCGGCCCGCTACGTCGGCGCGATGGGCAGCCGCCGCACCCACGCCGACCGGCTCCGTCGACTGCGGGAGGAGGGCGTGGACCCTATCGCCCTGGCCCGCCTCCACTCCCCGGTCGGGCTGGACCTCGGCGCGCGGACACCGGAGGAGACCGCCGTGGCGATCGCCGCCGAAATCATCGCCGAGGCGTGGGGAGGCTCGGGTCGGCCCCTCACCGACCTTGACACCCCGATCCACCACCCGTGA
- a CDS encoding FAD binding domain-containing protein, whose protein sequence is MQVPAPFEYERATSVDHAIGLLERLGSGARLIAGGHSLLPMMKLRLANFDYLIDINDLHTELGYIRPGPDEVRIGALTRHRELLESAELAAAFPIFTDAERVIADPVVRNRGTLGGSLCQADPSEDLSAVCTTLDASCVIRGSGGAERVVSMEEFHVGPYETAVGDAEILVEIRVPVRPGGGSAYEKVERRAGDWAVVSAGAAVWLDGGVIVDARVGLAAVGPNTTGIPGISALLRGRRPTAELLEQAGAIAARSCDPVTDQRGSADYKRRLAAELTRRALRRAVERARS, encoded by the coding sequence ATGCAGGTCCCGGCACCGTTCGAGTACGAGCGAGCTACCAGTGTGGACCACGCCATCGGCCTGCTGGAACGGCTGGGCAGCGGGGCGCGGTTGATCGCCGGCGGGCACAGCCTGCTGCCAATGATGAAGCTGCGGCTGGCCAACTTCGACTATCTGATCGACATCAACGATCTGCACACCGAGCTCGGTTACATCCGGCCGGGCCCCGACGAGGTGCGGATCGGCGCGCTGACCCGGCACCGGGAGCTGCTCGAATCGGCCGAGCTGGCCGCCGCGTTCCCGATCTTCACCGACGCCGAGCGGGTGATCGCCGACCCGGTGGTACGCAACCGGGGCACGCTGGGCGGTTCGCTCTGCCAGGCCGACCCGTCGGAGGACCTGTCAGCGGTCTGCACGACGCTGGACGCGAGCTGCGTGATCCGCGGGTCGGGCGGCGCCGAGCGGGTGGTGTCCATGGAGGAGTTCCACGTCGGGCCGTACGAGACGGCGGTCGGTGACGCGGAGATCCTGGTGGAGATCCGGGTGCCGGTGCGGCCGGGCGGCGGCAGCGCGTACGAGAAGGTCGAGCGCCGGGCCGGCGACTGGGCCGTGGTGTCGGCCGGCGCGGCGGTCTGGCTCGACGGCGGCGTTATCGTCGACGCCCGGGTCGGGCTGGCCGCGGTGGGGCCGAACACCACCGGCATCCCGGGGATCTCGGCGCTGCTGCGCGGCCGGCGGCCCACCGCGGAGCTGCTGGAGCAGGCCGGGGCGATCGCGGCGCGCAGCTGCGACCCGGTCACCGACCAGCGCGGCAGCGCGGACTACAAGCGGCGTCTGGCCGCCGAGCTGACCAGACGGGCCCTGCGCCGGGCCGTCGAGCGGGCGAGGAGCTGA
- a CDS encoding aerobic carbon-monoxide dehydrogenase large subunit yields the protein MTSVHERVDTFHDNDQKPVGHGRMLRKEDPRFLRGRGRYVDDIQLPGMLHLAILRSPVAHARIVGIDTSAAEASPGVAAVVTGAMLAEQGLAWMPTLSNDVQAVLATDKVRFQGQEVAFVVAENRYAARDALELIDVEYDVLDPVVDARRALAPDAPVIRDDLEGKTNNHCFDWETGDEAATAAVFARADVVVSQDIVYPRVHPAPMETCGAVADFDPVEGKLRLWSTTQAPHAHRTLYALVAGIPEHKIQVISPDIGGGFGNKVPIYPGYVCAIVASIVTGKPVKWMEDRSENLVSTGFARDYIMRGEIAATRDGRILAIRTNVLADHGAFNGTAAPVKYPAGFFGVFTGSYDLEAAYCKMTAVYTNKAPGGVAYACSFRITEAVYLVERIVDCLADELGMDPAELRLKNFIRPEQFPYTTKTGWVYDSGNYEPTMRLAMQMAGYDELRREQAAKRARGELMGIGIAFFTEAVGAGPRKDMDILGLGMADGCELRVHPTGKAVVRLSVQSQGQGHETTFAQIVAEEIGIPPADIDVVHGDTDNTPFGLGTYGSRSTPVSGAAAALVARKVRDKARIIASGMLEVSVADLEWEKGAFRVKGDPGRSVTIQDVAMRAHGAGDLPEGVEGGLEAQICYNPSNLTYPHGAYICVVDVDPGTAQVTVRRFVAVDDCGTRINPMIIEGQVHGGLTDGVGMALMEMIAFDEDGNCLGASLMDYLIPTALEVPDWETGFTVTPSPHHPIGAKGVGESATVGSPPAIVNAVVDALKPFGVRHADMPLTPSRVWDAMRGNPRPPI from the coding sequence ATGACGAGCGTGCATGAGCGCGTGGACACCTTCCACGACAACGACCAGAAGCCGGTCGGGCACGGCCGGATGCTGCGCAAGGAGGACCCGCGGTTCCTGCGCGGCCGCGGCCGGTACGTCGACGACATCCAACTGCCCGGCATGCTGCACCTGGCCATCCTCCGATCGCCGGTCGCGCACGCCCGGATCGTGGGCATCGACACCAGCGCCGCCGAGGCGTCCCCCGGGGTCGCGGCGGTGGTGACCGGGGCGATGCTGGCCGAGCAGGGCCTGGCCTGGATGCCGACCCTCTCCAACGACGTGCAGGCCGTGCTCGCCACCGACAAGGTGCGCTTCCAGGGCCAGGAGGTGGCGTTCGTCGTCGCCGAGAACCGGTACGCGGCGCGGGACGCGCTCGAACTGATCGACGTCGAGTACGACGTCCTCGACCCGGTGGTCGACGCCCGCCGCGCGCTGGCGCCGGACGCCCCGGTGATCCGCGACGACCTCGAGGGCAAGACGAACAACCACTGCTTCGACTGGGAGACCGGCGACGAGGCGGCCACCGCGGCGGTGTTCGCCCGCGCCGACGTGGTGGTCAGCCAGGACATCGTCTACCCGCGGGTGCACCCGGCGCCGATGGAGACGTGCGGGGCGGTCGCCGACTTCGACCCGGTCGAGGGCAAGCTGCGGCTCTGGTCCACCACCCAGGCGCCGCACGCGCACCGCACGCTGTACGCGCTGGTGGCGGGCATCCCCGAGCACAAGATCCAGGTGATCTCGCCGGACATCGGTGGCGGGTTCGGCAACAAGGTGCCGATCTACCCCGGGTACGTCTGCGCGATCGTCGCCTCGATCGTCACCGGCAAGCCGGTGAAGTGGATGGAGGACCGGTCGGAGAACCTGGTCAGCACGGGCTTCGCCCGCGACTACATCATGCGCGGCGAGATCGCGGCGACCCGCGACGGCCGGATCCTGGCCATCCGCACCAACGTGCTCGCCGACCACGGTGCCTTCAACGGCACCGCCGCGCCGGTGAAGTACCCGGCCGGCTTCTTCGGCGTGTTCACCGGCAGCTACGACCTGGAGGCCGCGTACTGCAAGATGACAGCGGTCTACACCAACAAGGCGCCGGGCGGGGTGGCGTACGCCTGCTCGTTCCGGATCACCGAGGCGGTCTACCTGGTCGAGCGGATCGTCGACTGTCTCGCCGACGAGCTGGGCATGGACCCGGCCGAGCTGCGGCTGAAGAACTTCATCCGACCGGAGCAGTTCCCGTACACCACCAAGACCGGCTGGGTCTACGACTCCGGCAACTACGAGCCCACCATGCGGCTGGCGATGCAGATGGCCGGCTACGACGAGTTGCGCCGCGAACAGGCGGCGAAGCGGGCCCGGGGCGAGCTGATGGGCATCGGCATCGCGTTCTTCACCGAGGCCGTCGGCGCCGGGCCGCGCAAGGACATGGACATCCTCGGCCTCGGCATGGCCGACGGCTGCGAGTTGCGGGTGCACCCGACCGGCAAGGCCGTGGTACGGCTCAGCGTCCAGTCCCAGGGCCAGGGGCACGAGACGACGTTCGCGCAGATCGTCGCCGAGGAGATCGGCATCCCGCCGGCCGACATCGACGTGGTGCACGGCGACACCGACAACACCCCGTTCGGCCTCGGCACCTACGGCAGCCGCTCCACGCCGGTGTCGGGCGCGGCGGCGGCGCTGGTCGCCCGCAAGGTCCGGGACAAGGCGCGGATCATCGCCTCCGGGATGCTGGAGGTCTCCGTCGCCGACCTGGAGTGGGAGAAGGGCGCGTTCCGGGTCAAGGGCGACCCGGGCCGATCCGTCACGATCCAGGACGTCGCCATGCGGGCGCACGGCGCCGGTGACCTGCCCGAGGGTGTCGAGGGCGGGCTGGAGGCGCAGATCTGCTACAACCCGTCGAACCTGACCTACCCGCACGGCGCGTACATCTGCGTGGTGGACGTCGATCCCGGCACCGCGCAGGTGACGGTGCGGCGGTTCGTCGCGGTCGACGACTGCGGCACCCGGATCAACCCGATGATCATCGAGGGGCAGGTGCACGGCGGGCTGACCGACGGGGTCGGCATGGCGCTGATGGAGATGATCGCCTTCGACGAGGACGGCAACTGCCTCGGCGCGTCCCTGATGGACTACCTGATCCCGACGGCGCTCGAGGTGCCCGACTGGGAGACCGGCTTCACCGTCACCCCGTCACCGCACCACCCGATCGGCGCGAAGGGCGTGGGCGAGTCGGCCACCGTCGGCTCACCGCCCGCGATCGTCAACGCGGTCGTGGACGCCCTGAAACCCTTCGGCGTACGGCACGCCGACATGCCGCTGACGCCGTCGCGGGTGTGGGACGCGATGCGCGGCAACCCGCGGCCGCCGATCTGA
- a CDS encoding (2Fe-2S)-binding protein translates to MQVTMTVNGVEVTREIEGRLLLVHFLRDVLGLTGTHWGCDTSNCGTCVVWLDGEPVKSCTVLAAMAGGHQVRTVEDLADGAELDPVQQGFMQCHGLQCGFCTPGMMMTARALLDRNPDPTEAEIREAISGQICRCTGYATIVRSVRWAAVHEAAAAARVTETTESPDAGEIADAGQPAGSVA, encoded by the coding sequence ATGCAGGTCACGATGACCGTCAACGGCGTCGAGGTCACCCGGGAGATCGAGGGTCGGCTGCTGCTGGTGCACTTCCTGCGGGACGTGCTCGGCCTGACCGGTACCCACTGGGGCTGCGACACCAGTAACTGCGGCACCTGCGTGGTGTGGCTGGACGGCGAGCCGGTGAAGTCGTGCACGGTGCTCGCCGCGATGGCCGGCGGTCACCAGGTGCGTACGGTCGAGGACCTGGCCGACGGCGCCGAGCTGGACCCGGTCCAGCAGGGCTTCATGCAGTGTCACGGCCTGCAGTGCGGATTCTGCACGCCGGGGATGATGATGACGGCCCGGGCGTTGCTGGACCGGAACCCCGACCCGACCGAGGCGGAGATCCGCGAGGCGATCTCGGGCCAGATCTGCCGGTGCACAGGCTACGCCACGATCGTCCGGTCGGTGCGGTGGGCGGCCGTGCACGAGGCGGCCGCCGCGGCGCGGGTCACCGAGACCACGGAGTCGCCCGACGCCGGCGAGATCGCCGACGCCGGCCAGCCCGCCGGGAGTGTCGCATGA
- a CDS encoding amino acid permease, which produces MSLLRRKSVEQSIRDTEQPEHQLRKVLSGLDLTVFGIGVIIGTGIFVLTGVAANQTAGPAVALSFVVAGIACALAALCYAEFASTVPVAGSAYTYSYAALGELVAWIIGWDLILEFILAGATVAVGWSQYLAVLLETLGVSLPAAITGGDGSAFNLPATLIVLILTAVLVAGIKVSSRVNAVVVAIKVAVVLLVIIAGLFFLKRDNYTPFVPPAEPAAGGSGAEATLMEAIFGQAPANFGISGIFAAAALVFFAFIGFDIVATAAEETRVPQRDVPRGILGSLAVCTALYVAVSLVVVGMQNYADLDTEAPLAAAFQAVDQPLFANLITVGALAGLTTVVMILMLGQSRVAFAMSRDGLLPRWLSRVHPRYGTPHRITIIIGLLVAALAGFIPLEELAELVNIGTLFAFVLVAAAVILLRRRRPDLPRGFRVPWGPVIPVLAIVACVVLMAFLTVETWLRFLAWMALGFVVYFLYSRRHSRLATGGGEGPAMPGPEGDLDTGFGSASPPPHRDS; this is translated from the coding sequence GTGAGCCTCTTGCGCAGGAAATCGGTCGAGCAGTCGATCCGCGACACGGAGCAACCCGAGCACCAGCTCCGCAAGGTGCTGTCCGGCCTGGACCTCACCGTGTTCGGCATCGGGGTCATCATCGGCACGGGCATCTTCGTGCTGACCGGAGTGGCCGCGAACCAGACCGCCGGGCCCGCGGTGGCGCTCTCCTTCGTCGTGGCCGGCATCGCCTGCGCGCTCGCCGCGCTCTGCTACGCCGAGTTCGCCTCCACCGTGCCGGTCGCCGGCAGCGCCTACACCTACTCGTACGCCGCGCTCGGCGAGCTGGTCGCATGGATCATCGGATGGGATCTCATCCTGGAGTTCATCCTGGCCGGCGCCACGGTGGCGGTCGGGTGGTCGCAGTACCTGGCGGTGCTGCTGGAGACGCTCGGGGTGTCGCTGCCGGCCGCCATCACCGGCGGCGACGGCAGCGCGTTCAACCTGCCCGCCACGCTCATCGTGCTGATCCTCACCGCGGTCCTGGTCGCCGGCATCAAGGTCTCGTCCCGGGTGAACGCCGTGGTGGTCGCCATCAAGGTGGCGGTGGTGCTCCTCGTGATCATCGCCGGCCTGTTCTTCCTCAAGCGGGACAACTACACGCCGTTCGTCCCGCCGGCCGAGCCCGCGGCCGGTGGTTCCGGCGCCGAGGCGACCCTGATGGAGGCCATCTTCGGGCAGGCGCCGGCCAACTTCGGGATCAGCGGCATCTTCGCCGCCGCGGCGCTGGTGTTCTTCGCGTTCATCGGCTTCGACATCGTGGCCACCGCGGCCGAGGAGACCCGGGTGCCGCAGCGCGACGTGCCGCGCGGAATCCTCGGTTCGCTGGCGGTCTGCACCGCGCTCTACGTCGCCGTCTCGCTGGTGGTGGTGGGCATGCAGAACTACGCCGACCTGGACACGGAGGCACCGCTGGCCGCGGCGTTCCAAGCCGTCGACCAGCCGCTGTTCGCCAACCTGATCACCGTCGGCGCGCTGGCCGGGTTGACCACGGTGGTGATGATCCTGATGCTCGGCCAGAGCCGGGTCGCCTTCGCCATGAGCCGCGACGGGCTGCTGCCGCGCTGGTTGAGCCGCGTGCATCCGCGGTACGGCACCCCGCACCGGATCACCATCATCATCGGCCTGCTGGTGGCCGCGCTCGCCGGGTTCATCCCGCTGGAGGAACTCGCCGAGCTGGTCAACATCGGCACCCTGTTCGCCTTCGTCCTCGTCGCGGCCGCGGTCATCCTGCTGCGCCGCCGCCGGCCGGACCTGCCGCGTGGCTTCCGCGTCCCCTGGGGACCGGTGATCCCGGTGCTCGCGATCGTCGCCTGCGTGGTGCTGATGGCGTTCCTCACCGTCGAGACCTGGCTGCGGTTCCTCGCCTGGATGGCGCTGGGCTTCGTCGTCTACTTCCTCTACAGCCGCCGCCACAGCCGGCTGGCCACGGGTGGGGGGGAAGGCCCCGCGATGCCCGGCCCGGAGGGGGACCTGGACACCGGGTTCGGCTCCGCGTCGCCCCCTCCGCACCGGGACAGCTGA
- a CDS encoding AAA family ATPase: protein MKDPLAVRRRLDAVDYLADDGMAMALFLALKLGKPLLLEGEPGVGKTAAAKALARALDTTLIRLQCYEGLTAGEALYEWNYQRQLLAIRLAEAQHATLTDADLFRAEFLQERPILRAVRHPGPVPPVLLIDEIDRADDEFEALLFEFLGEAGITVPELGTFAATTPPIVVLTSNRSRELHDALRRRCLYHWIDFPEPARAAEIVRRAVPGAAEPLIRTATEFIGAVRDLELDKAPGMAEAIDWVAALSVLGATDLAAGDVLRTVGAIAKTPDDRAAVAAALGAHQESQP, encoded by the coding sequence GTGAAGGATCCCCTCGCCGTCCGGCGCCGTCTCGACGCCGTCGACTACCTGGCCGACGACGGCATGGCGATGGCCCTGTTCCTGGCGTTGAAGCTCGGCAAGCCGCTGCTGCTGGAGGGCGAGCCGGGCGTCGGCAAGACCGCGGCGGCCAAGGCCCTCGCGCGGGCGCTGGACACGACGCTGATCCGGTTGCAGTGCTACGAGGGACTGACCGCCGGCGAGGCGCTCTACGAATGGAACTACCAGCGGCAGCTGCTCGCGATCCGGCTCGCCGAGGCGCAGCACGCCACCCTCACCGACGCCGACCTGTTCCGCGCCGAGTTCCTCCAGGAACGGCCGATCCTGCGGGCCGTACGCCACCCGGGGCCGGTCCCGCCGGTGCTGCTGATCGACGAGATCGACCGCGCCGACGACGAGTTCGAGGCGCTGCTGTTCGAGTTCCTCGGCGAGGCCGGCATCACCGTCCCCGAACTCGGCACGTTCGCCGCGACCACCCCACCGATCGTGGTGCTCACCTCCAACCGCAGCCGGGAACTGCACGACGCGCTGCGCCGCCGCTGCCTGTACCACTGGATCGACTTCCCGGAGCCGGCCCGGGCCGCCGAGATCGTCCGCCGGGCCGTGCCCGGGGCGGCGGAGCCGCTCATCCGTACGGCGACCGAGTTCATCGGCGCCGTCCGCGACCTGGAGCTGGACAAGGCGCCCGGCATGGCCGAAGCCATCGACTGGGTCGCCGCGCTGTCCGTGCTCGGCGCCACCGACCTCGCCGCCGGCGACGTCCTGCGCACCGTCGGCGCCATCGCCAAGACCCCCGACGACCGCGCCGCCGTCGCCGCCGCGCTCGGCGCCCACCAGGAGAGCCAGCCATGA
- a CDS encoding SRPBCC family protein, translated as MKITNEFAVNTPIERAWAVLTDLAGIAPCLPGAQLTGVDGDVYRGKVKVKVGPVVSEFAGTARFVEKDEARYRGVIDAKGRDARSAGNASALVTAQLRPDGGRTLVTVDTDLTISGKLAQFGSGMIKEISAKLLAQFVANLEAMLAAEEAGTTAPAGGPPASPTRAEPESAAAATTPGTSPATATAPPATVGASPGSPTAVAAPADTAAAVAAPTDTPVAVAPSPGTLTTGAPTPDTPTTGTPSPDTHAAAARSAGVGSTPAQRPPATARAEPEALDLLSIAGGSITKRLVPVLVGLVVVGAVIAWLVARG; from the coding sequence ATGAAGATCACCAACGAGTTCGCTGTCAACACGCCGATCGAGCGGGCCTGGGCGGTGCTCACCGACCTGGCAGGGATCGCGCCCTGCCTGCCGGGGGCGCAACTGACCGGCGTCGACGGCGACGTCTACCGCGGCAAGGTGAAGGTCAAGGTCGGGCCGGTCGTCTCCGAGTTCGCGGGCACCGCCCGGTTCGTCGAGAAGGACGAGGCGCGGTACCGGGGCGTGATCGACGCGAAGGGACGCGACGCCCGGTCGGCGGGCAACGCCTCCGCGCTGGTCACCGCGCAACTGCGGCCCGACGGCGGCCGGACGCTGGTCACCGTGGACACCGACCTGACGATCTCGGGAAAGCTCGCCCAGTTCGGCAGCGGCATGATCAAGGAGATCTCCGCCAAGCTGCTGGCCCAGTTCGTCGCCAACCTGGAGGCCATGTTGGCCGCCGAGGAGGCAGGTACCACCGCTCCGGCGGGCGGCCCACCTGCGTCCCCCACGCGAGCCGAACCCGAGTCCGCAGCCGCCGCGACCACCCCCGGCACCTCCCCAGCCACCGCGACCGCGCCCCCGGCCACCGTCGGGGCATCGCCCGGCAGCCCGACGGCCGTCGCGGCCCCGGCCGACACCGCTGCGGCCGTCGCCGCCCCGACCGACACCCCCGTCGCCGTCGCACCTTCACCCGGCACCCTGACGACCGGCGCGCCTACGCCCGACACCCCGACCACCGGCACACCTTCGCCCGACACCCACGCGGCCGCCGCGAGATCGGCCGGCGTCGGATCCACGCCCGCCCAGCGGCCGCCCGCCACCGCCCGTGCCGAGCCGGAGGCGCTCGACCTGCTCAGCATCGCCGGCGGCTCGATCACCAAGCGGCTCGTGCCGGTGCTGGTCGGCCTCGTCGTCGTCGGCGCGGTGATCGCCTGGCTGGTCGCGCGCGGGTGA
- a CDS encoding XdhC family protein has protein sequence MTTIADRVRELTVAREPFVHATVVRAQEPTSARPGDAAVVLPDGSIEGFVGGVCAESSVRAAALDTLRDGATLLLRVLPDDTATFPDTPGARVVVNPCHSGGAIEIFLRPVLPAPVLGLAGGTPISVAVATLAEFLDFEVAASGDYAGATAVVVAGLGKGEQDAIRAALDAGVGFVALVASRKRGAALLDELALTDAERARVHTPAGLEIGARSPQEIALSIMAEVVRAIRVDGLASSPGPAAARPQQAVDPVCGMTVLVGPETPHARVDGRDHWFCCAGCHASFTAA, from the coding sequence ATGACGACCATCGCCGACCGGGTCCGTGAGCTGACCGTCGCCCGGGAGCCGTTCGTGCACGCCACCGTCGTCCGCGCCCAGGAACCGACGTCGGCGCGGCCCGGCGACGCCGCCGTGGTGCTGCCGGACGGCTCCATCGAGGGCTTCGTCGGCGGCGTCTGCGCCGAGAGTTCGGTACGGGCCGCCGCGCTGGACACCCTGCGCGACGGCGCCACGCTGCTGCTGCGGGTGCTGCCGGACGACACGGCCACCTTCCCCGACACCCCGGGCGCGCGGGTCGTGGTCAACCCGTGCCACTCCGGCGGTGCGATCGAGATCTTCCTGCGCCCGGTGCTGCCCGCGCCCGTGCTGGGGCTGGCCGGCGGCACCCCGATCAGCGTCGCGGTGGCCACGCTGGCCGAGTTCCTCGACTTCGAGGTCGCCGCGTCCGGCGACTACGCGGGCGCGACAGCTGTCGTGGTGGCCGGGCTCGGCAAGGGCGAGCAGGACGCGATCCGGGCCGCCCTGGACGCCGGGGTGGGCTTCGTCGCGCTGGTCGCCAGCCGCAAGCGCGGCGCCGCCCTGCTCGACGAGCTGGCGCTGACCGACGCCGAACGGGCCCGCGTGCACACCCCGGCCGGGCTGGAGATCGGGGCGCGCTCGCCGCAGGAGATCGCCCTGTCGATCATGGCCGAGGTGGTGCGGGCGATCCGGGTGGACGGGCTGGCCTCCTCCCCCGGCCCGGCGGCGGCCCGGCCGCAGCAGGCCGTCGACCCGGTGTGCGGGATGACCGTGCTGGTCGGGCCGGAGACCCCGCACGCCCGGGTCGACGGGCGGGACCACTGGTTCTGCTGCGCCGGCTGCCACGCGAGCTTCACGGCGGCCTAG